The proteins below come from a single Cinclus cinclus chromosome 23, bCinCin1.1, whole genome shotgun sequence genomic window:
- the ATP13A2 gene encoding polyamine-transporting ATPase 13A2 isoform X11, with product MSSDSSRLLGAQHPGYGTLRPDMDLAHMEVTGYQRRTWRVLLCHAGSVLSAGLLLLLFHWKPSLEVQAKCEPCALGQADWVIIRDRFGQCFTTRVLTEMLGEASSPWSSLEQLPRAQQDRRSSVAITVPDEDESRDTVQLHDKDEQKSILRYYLFQGMRYVWLERQQAFCRVSVLDEGWTCAELHLSRAGLHQQEHSARRKIYGPNLIEVPVKSYARLLVEEVLNPFYMFQVLSMVLWVCDAYYYYAACIFLISTFSLGLSLYETRKQSTTLRNMARMSVGVQVRRPGGEELVVSSAELVPGDCIRLPAAGALLPCDVALLTGECMVNESLLTGESVPVMKTPLPVSGQAGSTTYCPEEHRRHTLFCGTQLIQAKAYADSEVLAVVTRTGFCTAKGDLISSILYPKPVSFKFYKDAVKFVLFLAILGPCGTDHHPRPGSGHCHRATGTTGRHDRGHHLRPEPAEETGNLLHQPSPDQPVREDPPGVLRQGEPGWAGGQRQSSLGLSAPTTCWPCPQTGTLTQEGLDVWGVVPLEQQRFLPMVHKPRCLPSGALLYALATCHAVSPLRGQLIGDPVDLKMLESTGWRLEMMEEEEGELPAFQQFEMKVLAVVKPPPEEEQPQDRRHQAPVGILRRFPFSSSLQRMSVLVKLPGEASAHAYVKGAPEMVASLCRKETVPPDFSQMLRHYTSDGFRVLALAYKALGSVATFEEALQLPRDSVESGLNFLGFLVMKNVLKPESAPVIQLLRSANIRPVMVTGDNMLTALNVARGCCMVEPRERVIFVTASPPGHDKPATLKFVLAEHSQGEEQPEGLQQRDSSSIPAQHCHLALNGKSFQVVCEHFSDLLPRILLRATVFARMLPEQKTQLVSSLQELNYCVGMCGDGANDCGALRAADVGISLSEAEASVASPFTSRVATIECVPRVIREGRCSLVTSFGVFKYMALYSLVQFVSVLLLYTINTNLSDFQFLFFDLVITTTVAVLMGRTGPAPALGLQRPQGALISGLVLGSLLLQTALLIAVQVLSYFITVSQSW from the exons ACAGCAGCCGGCTGCTGGGGGCCCAGCACCCAGGCTACGGGACACTGCGGCCAGACATGGACCTGGCCCACATG GAGGTCACGGGTTACCAGCGCAGGACGTGGCGGGTGCTGCTGTGCCACGCGGGCTCCGTGCTGAGCGCGGGGCTGCTCCTGTTGCTCTTCCACTGGAAGCCGAGCCTGGAAGTGCAGGCCAAGTGTGAGCCCTGTGCCCTGGGTCAGGCAGACTGGGTCATCATCAGG GACCGTTTTGGGCAGTGCTTCACCACCAGGGTGCTGACGGAGATGCTGGGTGAGGCCAG TTccccctggagcagcctggagcaACTCCCCAGGGCCCAGCAGGACCGCAGGAGCAGCGTCGCCATCACTGTGCCAGACGAGGATGAGAGCCGTGACACCGTCCAGCTCCACGACAAGGACGAG CAGAAGAGCATCCTGAGGTATTACCTGTTCCAGGGAATGCGCTACGTGTGGCTGGAGCGGCAGCAGGCCTTCTGCAGAGTCAG TGTCCTGGATGAGGGCTGGACCTGCGCAGAGCTGCACCTGAGCCGGGCTGGGCTGCACCAGCAGGAGCACAGTGCCAG GAGGAAGATCTATGGCCCCAACCTCATCGAGGTGCCTGTCAAGTCCTATGCCAGGCTCCTGGTGGAGGAG GTGCTGAACCCCTTCTACATGTTCCAAGTGCTCAGCAtggtgctgtgggtgtgtgATGCCTATTACTACTACGCCGCCTGCATCTTCCTCATCTCCACCTTCTCACTAGGGCTGTCCCTGTACGAGACGCGCAAG cAAAGCACCACGCTGCGGAACATGGCTAGGATGTCTGTGGGGGTCCAGGTGCGGCGGCCCGGCGGAG AGGAGCTGGTGGtcagctcagcagagctggttCCTGGGGACTGTATCCGTCTGCCTGCGGCTGGGGCACTGCTACCGTGCGACGTGGCACTGCTGACTGGAGAGTGCATGGTCAACGAGAGCCTGCTGACCG GGGAGAGCGTGCCAGTGATGAAGACGCCGCTGCCGGTGAgtgggcaggcaggcagcaccACGTACTGCCCTGAGGAGCACCGGCGGCACACGCTGTTCTGTGGGACACAGCTCATCCAGGCCAAGGCCTACGCAGACAGCGAGGTGCTGGCCGTGGTCACCCGCACAG GGTTCTGCACGGCCAAGGGGGACCTCATCAGCTCTATCCTCTACCCCAAACCTGTGAGCTTCAAGTTCTACAAGGACGCCGTGAAGTTCGTGCTGTTCCTCGCCATCCTGG GTCCCTGTGGGACAGATCATCATCCGCGCCCTGGATCTGGTCACTGTCATCGTGCCACCGGCACTACCGGCCGCCATGACCGTGGGCACCATCTACGCCCAGAACCGGCTGAAGAAACAGGGAATCTTCTGCATCAGCCCTCCCCGGATCAACCTGTGCGGGAAGATCCGCCTGGTGTGCTTCGACAAGGTGAGCCAGGCTgggcgggcgggcagcgccaGAGCTCGCTGGGGCTCTCCGCACCCACCACGTGCTGGCCGTGCCCACAGACCGGCACGCTGACCCAGGAGGGGCTGGACGTGTGGGGTGTGGTACCCCTGGAGCAGCAGCGCTTCCTGCCCATGGTGCACAAGCCTCGCTGCCTCCCCTCTGGAGCCCTGCTCTACGCCCTGGCCACGTGCCACGCCGTGTCACCGCTGCGGGGACAGCTCATCGGGGACCCTGTGGACCTCAAAATGCTGGAATCCACCGGCTGG CGCCTGGAGatgatggaggaggaggagggggagctcCCGGCCTTCCAGCAGTTCGAGATGAAGGTCTTGGCTGTGGTGAAACCTCCGCCAGAggaagagcagccccaggacagg AGACACCAGGCCCCTGTGGGGATCCTGCGGCGTTTCCcattctcctcctccctccagaGGATGAGTGTCCTGGTCAAGCTGCCCGGGGAGGCCTCGGCCCACGCCTACGTCAAGGGCGCCCCAGAGATGGTGGCCAGTCTGTGCAGGAAGGaaactg TGCCCCCGGATTTCTCCCAGATGCTCCGGCACTACACCTCCGACGGCTTCCGGGTCCTGGCTCTGGCCTACAAAGCCCTGGGCTCGGTGGCCACTTTTGAGGAGGCCTTGCAGCTGCCCAG GGACTCCGTGGAGAGTGGCTTGAACTTCCTGGGGTTCCTGGTGATGAAGAATGTCCTGAAGCCAGAGTCTGCCCCAGTGATCCAGCTGCTGCGCAGTGCCAACATCCGCCCCGTCATGGTCACAG GGGACAACATGCTGACAGCCCTGAACGTGGCACGGGGGTGCTGCATGGTGGAGCCCAGGGAGCGTGTGATCTTCGTCACGGCCTCACCACCTGGCCACGACAAACCCGCCACCCTCAAGTTCGTCCTGGCTGAGCACTCCCAGGGTGAGGAGCAGCCTGAG ggcttgcagcagagggacagctcctccatcccagcccagcactgccacctgGCCCTCAACGGGAAATCCTTCCAGGTGGTGTGCGAGCACTTCTCCGACCTCCTGCCCCGG ATCCTGCTCCGGGCTACCGTGTTTGCCCGCATGCTGCCTGAGCAGAAGACCCAGCTGGTGAGCAGCCTGCAGGAGCTCAA TTACTGTGTGGGGATGTGCGGGGACGGTGCCAACGACTGCGGAGCGCTGCGGGCAGCCGACGTCGGCATCTCCCTGTCTGAGGCCGAGGCGTCGGTGGCCTCACCCTTCACCTCCCGCGTGGCCACCATCGAATGTGTGCCCAGGGTGATCCG GGAGGGCCGGTGCTCCTTGGTCACCTCCTTCGGGGTCTTCAAGTAcatggccctgtacagcctgGTCCAGTTTGTGTCCGTGCTCCTGCTCTATACT ATCAACACCAACCTGAGCGATTTCCAGTTCCTGTTCTTTGACCTGGTCATCACCACCACGGTGGCCGTGCTGATGGGGCGCACAGGGCCAGCGCCGGCGCTGGGCTTGCAGCGGCCACAGGGAGCCCTGATCAGTGGGCTGGTGCTGGGCAGCCTTCTGCTGCAGACAGCCCTGCTCATCGCCGTGCAGGTCCTCAGCTACTTCATCACTGTCTCACAGAGCTGGTGA